The following proteins come from a genomic window of Rhodoligotrophos sp. CJ14:
- a CDS encoding chromosomal replication initiator DnaA: MSPSGGAGRPSQLAFRLPIRPAMGRDDFLVAKSNEAAVNAIDRWPHWRSRVLVLVGPEGSGKSHLASVWRVTAQATLISSPELDADLVPELIRGGAVILEDAPFELDERALFHLINITKEQRGHLLVTSRTYPTLWPVRLPDLATRLKAAEVAELEPPDDALLRAVLVKLFSDRQLRVAADLLEYVITRMERSGAAARLLVDRIDQISLERQVPVTRALIREVLAELEQKLERGGPS, translated from the coding sequence CGGCCGTCTCAGCTCGCCTTTCGCCTGCCGATCAGGCCGGCGATGGGGCGAGACGACTTCCTGGTGGCAAAAAGCAATGAAGCAGCCGTCAATGCCATCGACCGCTGGCCGCATTGGCGGTCGCGGGTGCTGGTTCTCGTTGGTCCCGAAGGCAGTGGAAAAAGCCATCTCGCCAGTGTCTGGCGCGTCACGGCGCAGGCGACCCTCATTTCCTCACCGGAGCTCGATGCCGATCTCGTTCCCGAGCTGATCCGGGGAGGCGCCGTCATTCTGGAAGACGCCCCCTTCGAGCTTGACGAGCGAGCGCTGTTCCATCTCATCAATATCACGAAGGAGCAGCGCGGGCACCTGCTCGTCACCTCACGCACCTATCCCACCCTCTGGCCGGTCCGGCTGCCTGACCTTGCAACCCGGCTGAAGGCGGCTGAAGTTGCCGAACTCGAGCCACCGGACGATGCGCTGCTGCGTGCCGTGCTGGTGAAACTGTTCAGCGACCGCCAGCTCAGGGTCGCTGCCGATCTGCTGGAATATGTGATCACCCGGATGGAGCGCTCGGGTGCGGCCGCCCGGTTGCTGGTGGACAGGATTGACCAAATCAGTCTCGAGCGCCAAGTTCCGGTAACGCGCGCACTCATCCGCGAGGTCCTTGCCGAGCTCGAACAGAAATTGGAGCGTGGCGGCCCGAGCTAA